The following proteins come from a genomic window of Prionailurus viverrinus isolate Anna chromosome D1, UM_Priviv_1.0, whole genome shotgun sequence:
- the LOC125177036 gene encoding olfactory receptor 4P4, which produces MDQSNNVTVFILLGLSRNKNIETLCFVLFLFCYIAIWIGNSLVIISIMGSQLIEQPMYFFLNYLSLSDLCYTSTVTPKLMTDLLAERKTISYSSCMTQLFSTHLFGGIEIFILTGMAYDRYVAICRPLHYTVIMSRQRCNTIITACCTGGFVHSASQFLLTIFLPFCGPNEIDHYFCDVYPLLKLACSNTHLIGLLVIANSGLIALVTFVVLMLSYFFILCSVRAYSAESRSKALSTCSAHITVVALFFAPALFIYIRPATTFPEDKVFALFYTIIAPMFNPLIYTLRNTEMKKAMKKVWCRHILLEGK; this is translated from the coding sequence ATGGATCAAAGCAATAATGTCACTGTATTTATTCTCTTGGGACTTTCCAGAAACAAGAACATTGAAACcctttgttttgtattatttttattttgctacatTGCTATTTGGATAGGAAACTCACTCGTAATAATTTCCATCATGGGCAGTCAGCTAATTGAGCAAcccatgtattttttccttaattaccTCTCACTCTCCGACCTTTGCTACACATCCACCGTGACACCCAAACTAATGACTGACTTGTTGGCAGAGAGGAAGACCATTTCCTACAGTAGCTGCATGACACAACTCTTTAGCACACATTTATTTGGAGGCATCGAGATCTTCATCCTCACGGggatggcctatgaccgctatgtggccatctgcagGCCCCTGCACTACACGGTCATCATGAGCAGACAGAGGTGTAACACAATCATCACAGCCTGCTGTACTGGGGGGTTTGTACATTCTGCCAGCCAGTTCCTTCTCACCATCTTCTTACCCTTCTGTGGCCCCAATGAGATAGATCACTACTTCTGCGACGTGTACCCTTTACTGAAACTAGCCTGTTCTAATACACATCTCATAGGTCTCCTAGTCATTGCCAATTCAGGCCTAATTGCTTTGGTGACCTTCGTCGTGCTGATGTTGTCTTACTTTTTTATACTGTGCAGTGTCAGGGCTTACTCCGCAGAGAGTCGCAGCAAGGCTCTTTCCACCTGCAGTGCTCACATCACAGTTGTGGCTTTGTTTTTTGCACCTGCACTGTTCATCTATATTAGACCAGCCACAACGTTTCCAGAAGACAAAGTGTTTGCTCTTTTCTATACCATCATTGCCCCCATGTTCAACCCTCTGATCTACACGTTGAGAAACACAGAGATGAAGAAAGCCATGAAGAAAGTGTGGTGTCGTCATATACTCTTGGAAGGAAAGTAG